A single region of the Devosia sp. FJ2-5-3 genome encodes:
- the rplC gene encoding 50S ribosomal protein L3: protein MRSGLIAQKLGMTRIFAEDGSHVPVTVLSLENCQVVAQKTVEKDGYVALQLGAGQAKAKNTSKAERGHFAAAKVEPKRHVTEFRVDAENLIEVGATLKADHFAEGQLVDVTGTSIGKGFAGGMKRWNFGGLRASHGVSVSHRSIGSTGGRQDPGKTFKNKKMPGHMGDRRITTQNVKVVKTDVERGLILIQGSVPGSKGAWITIKDAVKKPAPANAALPGSFEAAAAGEAK from the coding sequence ATGCGTTCTGGATTGATCGCACAGAAGCTGGGGATGACTCGCATCTTCGCAGAGGACGGCTCGCACGTCCCTGTGACAGTTCTGAGTCTGGAAAACTGCCAGGTGGTAGCCCAGAAGACCGTGGAGAAGGACGGCTACGTCGCCCTGCAGCTCGGCGCAGGCCAGGCTAAGGCAAAGAACACCTCCAAGGCAGAGCGCGGCCACTTCGCCGCTGCCAAGGTCGAACCCAAGCGTCACGTGACCGAATTCCGCGTCGATGCAGAGAACCTGATCGAGGTTGGCGCCACTCTTAAGGCTGACCACTTTGCTGAAGGCCAGCTCGTCGATGTGACCGGAACGTCCATCGGTAAGGGTTTTGCCGGTGGTATGAAGCGCTGGAACTTCGGTGGTCTGCGCGCCTCGCACGGTGTTTCCGTGTCTCACCGCTCCATCGGTTCGACTGGTGGTCGTCAGGACCCCGGTAAGACCTTCAAGAACAAGAAGATGCCTGGTCACATGGGTGACCGCCGCATCACCACTCAGAATGTCAAGGTCGTCAAGACTGACGTGGAACGTGGCCTGATCCTGATCCAGGGTTCGGTGCCGGGCTCCAAGGGTGCTTGGATCACGATCAAGGACGCCGTCAAGAAGCCGGCTCCCGCGAACGCTGCCCTTCCGGGTTCGTTCGAGGCCGCTGCTGCGGGAGAAGCGAAGTAA
- the rpsJ gene encoding 30S ribosomal protein S10, with product MNGQNIRIRLKAFDHRVLDTSTREIVNTAKRTGAQVRGPIPLPTRIDKFTVNRSPHIDKKAREQFEIRTHKRLLDIVDPTPQTVDALMKLDLAAGVDVEIKL from the coding sequence ATGAACGGTCAGAATATCCGCATCCGCCTCAAGGCGTTTGACCATCGCGTGCTCGATACGTCGACCCGCGAGATCGTCAATACCGCCAAGCGCACGGGTGCACAGGTTCGCGGTCCCATTCCGCTGCCGACCCGCATCGACAAGTTCACCGTCAACCGCTCGCCGCACATCGACAAGAAGGCTCGCGAGCAGTTTGAGATCCGGACCCACAAGCGTTTGCTTGACATTGTGGACCCGACCCCTCAGACGGTGGATGCACTGATGAAGCTTGACCTCGCCGCCGGCGTCGACGTCGAAATCAAGCTCTAA
- the tuf gene encoding elongation factor Tu, with protein MGKEKFSRSKPHCNIGTIGHVDHGKTSLTAAITKVLAEAGGAQFKDYASIDSAPEEKARGITINTSHVEYETANRHYAHVDCPGHADYVKNMITGAAQMDGAILVVSAADGPMPQTREHILLARQVGVPALVVFLNKCDMVDDPELLELVELEVRELLSSYEFPGDDIPIIKGSALAALEDSDKKLGHDAVLELMAAVDAYIPQPERPVDQPFLLPIEDVFSISGRGTVVTGRVERGIVKVGEEVEIVGIKATQKTTVTGVEMFRKLLDSGQAGDNVGALIRGIDRTQVERGQVLCKPGSVTPHTDFTAEVYILTKEEGGRHTPFFGNYRPQFYFRTTDVTGIVTLPEGTEMVMPGDNLNINVQLIVPIAMEEKLRFAIREGGRTVGSGVVATILK; from the coding sequence ATGGGTAAGGAAAAGTTTTCCCGCTCCAAGCCGCACTGCAACATTGGCACCATTGGCCACGTTGACCATGGCAAGACCTCGCTGACTGCAGCGATCACCAAGGTTTTGGCTGAAGCCGGTGGCGCTCAGTTCAAGGACTATGCGTCGATCGACAGCGCGCCCGAAGAAAAGGCACGCGGCATCACCATCAACACGTCGCACGTCGAGTACGAGACGGCTAACCGTCACTACGCTCACGTCGACTGCCCAGGCCACGCTGACTATGTGAAGAACATGATCACCGGTGCCGCCCAGATGGACGGCGCGATCCTGGTCGTGTCCGCTGCCGACGGCCCGATGCCCCAGACCCGTGAGCACATCCTGCTCGCTCGTCAGGTTGGCGTGCCGGCTCTCGTCGTGTTCCTGAACAAGTGCGACATGGTCGACGATCCGGAACTGCTCGAGCTCGTCGAACTCGAAGTTCGTGAACTGCTGTCCTCGTACGAGTTCCCGGGCGACGATATCCCGATCATCAAGGGTTCGGCTCTGGCCGCTCTTGAAGATTCCGACAAGAAGCTCGGCCACGACGCCGTTCTCGAGCTGATGGCCGCTGTTGACGCGTACATCCCGCAGCCGGAACGTCCGGTTGACCAGCCCTTCCTGCTCCCGATCGAAGACGTGTTCTCGATCTCGGGTCGCGGTACGGTTGTGACCGGTCGCGTTGAGCGCGGTATCGTCAAGGTTGGTGAAGAAGTCGAAATCGTCGGCATCAAAGCCACCCAGAAGACGACCGTTACCGGCGTTGAAATGTTCCGCAAGCTGCTCGATTCGGGCCAGGCTGGCGACAACGTTGGCGCCCTGATCCGTGGTATCGACCGCACGCAGGTCGAGCGCGGCCAGGTGCTCTGCAAGCCCGGTTCCGTGACCCCGCACACCGACTTCACGGCTGAGGTTTATATCCTCACCAAGGAAGAGGGTGGCCGTCACACGCCGTTCTTCGGTAACTACCGTCCGCAGTTCTACTTCCGCACGACGGACGTGACCGGCATCGTGACCCTTCCCGAAGGCACCGAAATGGTGATGCCGGGCGACAACCTGAACATCAACGTTCAGCTGATCGTTCCGATCGCCATGGAAGAGAAGCTCCGCTTCGCTATCCGTGAAGGTGGCCGTACGGTTGGTTCGGGCGTCGTTGCTACGATCCTGAAGTAA
- the fusA gene encoding elongation factor G, with protein MAREFPIHLYRNFGIMAHIDAGKTTTTERILYYTGKNHKMGETHDGASTMDWMEQEQERGITITSAATTTSWKSRDGVQHRFNIIDTPGHVDFTIEVERSLRVLDGAVALLDANAGVEPQTETVWRQADKYEVPRLIFVNKMDKIGADFFRCVEMIGSRLGAKGIPVQIPVGAETEFKGVVDLIEMNALIWHNEELGAQWDVVEIPEDLKATAEKFREKMIEAAVEMDDDAMEAYLNGELPNNDTIRRLLRKGVLDTKFFLVYAGSAFKNKGVQPLLDGVIDFLPAPTDIPAIKGVDAKTDEPIERHADDSEPLSMLAFKIANDPHMGTLTFCRIYSGHLEAGISLENTVKGKRERVGRMFQMHSNSREQITEAFAGDIVAIVGLKDTTTGDTLAPTNSQVILERMVFPDPVIDISVEPKSKADQEKMGLALNRLAAEDPSFRVKTDEESGQTIISGMGELHLDILVDRMKREFKVEANIGQPQVAYRETITKKTEKDYTHKKQSGGSGQFARIKIIVEPGEAGKGLEFVNAIVGGAVPREYVPGVSKGIESVMGAGPLIGFPVVDVKVTLVDGAYHDVDSSVLAFEIAGRAGFREALREAGPKILEPIMKVEVVTPDDYMGDVIGDLNSRRGQIQGTESRGVVQVVNAFVPLANMFGYVNSLRSMSQGRAQYTMTFDHYEQVPQAVADEVQAKYA; from the coding sequence ATGGCACGCGAATTCCCGATTCACCTCTATCGTAACTTCGGCATCATGGCTCACATTGATGCTGGCAAGACCACTACGACCGAGCGCATCCTCTACTACACGGGCAAGAACCATAAGATGGGCGAGACCCATGATGGTGCTTCGACCATGGACTGGATGGAGCAGGAGCAGGAACGCGGCATCACCATCACTTCGGCTGCCACGACCACGTCGTGGAAGTCGCGTGACGGTGTGCAGCATCGCTTCAACATCATCGACACGCCCGGTCACGTGGACTTCACCATTGAGGTCGAGCGTTCTCTCCGCGTGCTTGACGGTGCCGTTGCGCTGCTTGACGCCAACGCCGGCGTCGAGCCGCAGACCGAAACTGTCTGGCGTCAGGCCGACAAGTACGAAGTTCCGCGTCTGATCTTTGTCAACAAGATGGACAAGATCGGCGCCGACTTCTTCCGCTGCGTCGAAATGATTGGTTCTCGCCTGGGTGCCAAGGGCATTCCCGTGCAGATCCCCGTCGGTGCAGAAACCGAGTTCAAGGGCGTCGTTGACCTGATCGAGATGAATGCTCTGATCTGGCACAACGAAGAGCTGGGCGCTCAGTGGGACGTCGTCGAAATCCCGGAAGACCTCAAGGCAACTGCCGAGAAGTTCCGTGAGAAGATGATCGAAGCCGCCGTCGAAATGGACGACGACGCGATGGAAGCCTATCTGAACGGCGAACTGCCCAACAACGACACCATTCGTCGTCTGCTGCGCAAGGGCGTTCTGGATACCAAGTTCTTCCTCGTCTATGCTGGCTCGGCCTTCAAGAACAAGGGCGTTCAGCCTCTGCTCGACGGCGTGATCGACTTCCTGCCTGCGCCGACCGACATCCCGGCCATCAAGGGCGTCGATGCCAAGACCGACGAGCCGATCGAGCGTCATGCCGACGACAGCGAGCCGCTCTCGATGCTGGCGTTCAAGATCGCCAACGACCCGCACATGGGCACGTTGACCTTCTGCCGCATCTATTCGGGTCACCTCGAAGCCGGTATCAGCCTGGAAAACACCGTGAAGGGCAAGCGCGAACGCGTTGGCCGCATGTTCCAGATGCACTCGAACAGCCGTGAGCAGATCACCGAAGCTTTTGCTGGTGACATCGTGGCTATCGTGGGCCTCAAGGACACCACCACCGGTGACACCCTGGCGCCGACCAACTCGCAGGTTATCCTCGAGCGCATGGTCTTCCCGGATCCGGTTATCGACATCTCCGTCGAGCCGAAGTCCAAGGCCGACCAGGAAAAGATGGGCCTCGCCCTGAACCGCCTGGCTGCCGAAGATCCGTCCTTCCGCGTCAAGACCGACGAAGAATCCGGTCAGACGATCATTTCGGGCATGGGCGAGCTTCACCTCGACATTCTCGTCGATCGCATGAAGCGTGAATTCAAGGTGGAAGCCAATATCGGTCAGCCGCAGGTGGCTTACCGTGAGACGATCACCAAGAAGACCGAAAAAGACTACACCCACAAGAAGCAGTCTGGTGGTTCGGGTCAGTTCGCCCGCATCAAGATCATTGTCGAGCCGGGTGAAGCTGGTAAGGGCCTCGAATTCGTCAACGCCATCGTCGGCGGCGCTGTTCCTCGTGAATACGTCCCGGGCGTTTCGAAGGGTATCGAATCGGTCATGGGCGCAGGCCCGTTGATCGGCTTCCCTGTCGTTGACGTTAAGGTGACCCTTGTCGACGGTGCCTACCACGACGTGGACTCCTCGGTTCTGGCCTTCGAAATCGCCGGCCGTGCAGGCTTCCGTGAAGCCCTGCGTGAAGCTGGCCCGAAGATCCTCGAGCCGATCATGAAGGTTGAAGTTGTCACGCCGGACGATTACATGGGCGATGTCATCGGCGACCTCAACTCGCGTCGTGGGCAGATCCAGGGCACTGAAAGCCGTGGTGTTGTCCAGGTCGTGAATGCGTTCGTGCCGCTTGCAAACATGTTCGGTTATGTGAACTCGCTGCGCTCGATGAGCCAGGGTCGTGCTCAGTACACGATGACGTTCGACCATTACGAGCAGGTTCCGCAGGCCGTCGCTGACGAAGTCCAGGCCAAGTACGCCTAA
- the rpsG gene encoding 30S ribosomal protein S7 — MSRRHRAEKRDVIPDAKFGDLVLTKFMNSLMRDGKKSAAESIVYGAFDIVEAKLKQDPVTVFHGALDNIRPAVEVRSRRVGGATYQVPVEVRTDRQQALAIRWLIESARKRGENTMRERLSGELMDAINGRGQAVKKREDTHRMADANRAFSHYRW; from the coding sequence ATGTCCCGTCGCCACCGCGCAGAAAAGCGTGACGTTATTCCAGATGCCAAGTTCGGCGATCTGGTGCTCACCAAGTTCATGAACTCCCTGATGAGGGACGGCAAGAAGTCCGCTGCCGAATCCATCGTCTATGGTGCATTCGACATCGTCGAAGCAAAGCTCAAGCAGGACCCGGTCACCGTTTTCCATGGTGCCCTGGACAACATTCGCCCGGCCGTTGAAGTCAGGTCGCGCCGCGTTGGCGGTGCTACCTACCAGGTGCCGGTTGAGGTTCGTACCGATCGTCAGCAGGCTCTTGCCATTCGCTGGCTGATCGAAAGCGCCCGCAAGCGCGGCGAGAACACCATGCGCGAACGTCTGTCCGGCGAGCTCATGGATGCCATCAACGGCCGCGGTCAGGCCGTCAAGAAACGCGAAGACACGCACCGTATGGCCGATGCCAACCGTGCCTTCTCGCACTACCGCTGGTAG
- the rpsL gene encoding 30S ribosomal protein S12: MPTINQLIRKPRASKPKRNKVPAMEANPQKRGVCSRVYTTTPKKPNSALRKVAKVRLTNQREVISYIPGEGHNLQEHSVVLIRGGRVRDLPGVRYHILRGVLDTQSVKDRKQRRSKYGAKRPK; encoded by the coding sequence ATGCCCACCATTAATCAGCTGATCCGCAAGCCACGCGCCAGCAAGCCAAAGCGGAACAAGGTTCCGGCCATGGAAGCTAACCCGCAGAAGCGCGGCGTCTGCTCTCGTGTGTACACCACGACCCCAAAGAAGCCGAACTCCGCTCTCCGCAAGGTGGCCAAGGTTCGTCTCACCAACCAGCGTGAAGTGATTTCCTACATCCCCGGCGAGGGGCATAACCTGCAGGAACACTCCGTGGTGCTGATCCGCGGCGGCCGCGTTCGCGACCTTCCCGGCGTTCGCTATCACATCCTGCGCGGCGTCCTCGACACCCAGAGTGTGAAGGATCGCAAGCAGCGCCGTTCGAAGTATGGCGCGAAGCGTCCGAAGTAA
- the rpoC gene encoding DNA-directed RNA polymerase subunit beta', which yields MNHHSHVMDPFNPAVPVQTFDQMKISIASPEKILSWSYGEIKKPETINYRTFKPERDGLFCARIFGPVKDYECLCGKYKRMKFKGVICEKCGVEVTLSRVRRERMGHIELAAPVAHIWFLKSLPSRIALLLDMTLKDIERILYFENYVILDPGLTPFTQHELLTEEQYLDAQDEYGADSFTAKIGAEAIRDILLALDLETIAADLRVEIAESTTELKPKKLAKRLKIVEQFIVSGNKPEWMIMTIIPVIPPELRPLVPLDGGRFATSDLNDLYRRVINRNNRLKRLIELRAPDIIIRNEKRMLQEAVDALFDNGRRGRTITGANKRPLKSLSDMLKGKQGRFRQNLLGKRVDYSGRSVITVGPYLKLHQCGLPKKMALELFKPFIYSRLEAKGLSSTVKQAKKLVEKEKPEVWDILDEVIREHPVLLNRAPTLHRLGIQAFEPILIEGKAIRLHPLVCSAFNADFDGDQMAVHVPLSLEAQLEARVLMMSTNNILHPANGQPIIVPSQDIVLGLYYLSLMNEREPGEGMAFASYAELEHALDNKVVTLHTKIKARVPAWDAEGKQITEIVETTPGRMLIGQILPISPAVPFATANQLMTKKMISKMIDTVYRGCGQKETVIFCDRVMQLGFKNACDAGISFGKDDMVIPASKYTIVDETRKLVEEFEQQYNDGLITQGEKYNKVVDAWAKCGDKIAEEMMKGIAAVQIDEVTGRQKPINSVYMMSHSGARGSPAQMKQLAGMRGLMAKPDGSIIETPITANFKEGLNVLEYFNSTHGARKGLADTALKTANSGYLTRRLVDVAQDAIIVTEDCGTERGLTMEPIVDAGQIVASLGQRVLGRTTADDVFHPITGDLIAPKGILLEEKHVDVIEEARIQSIRIRSPLTCDLRQGCCAACYGRDLARGTPVNIGEAVGVIAAQSIGEPGTQLTMRTFHIGGTAQVVDSSFLESGAEGKITIRNPNLANVEGGRQVVMARNVALVILDDEGKERATHKVTYGSKLLVKEGDSVRRGQRLAEWDPYTRPVLAEVEGEVLFEDLVDGASVAENTDEATGFTKRVVIDWRGNQRGEGLKPALAIARGGTVAKVDRGGEARYLLSVDAVIAVEPGEKVIPGDVLARIPLESAKTKDITGGLPRVAELFEARRPKDHAIIAEIDGTIRFGRDYKNKRRVIIEPTEDGADPVEYLIPKGKPFHLQEGDTIEKGEYILDGNPAPHDILAIKGVEELARYLVNEIQEVYRLQGVLINDKHIEVIVRQMLQKVEIVDPGESGLLKDEQLDKLDFDELNDQLVSEGKKPATANPVLLGITKASLQTRSFISAASFQETTRVLTEAAVSGKADLLEGLKENVIVGRLIPAGTGAGTSSARLIAAKRDELILEERRRQAETVQIAAPAAE from the coding sequence ATGAACCATCATTCCCACGTCATGGACCCGTTCAACCCGGCGGTTCCGGTGCAGACCTTCGATCAGATGAAAATCTCGATCGCGTCGCCCGAGAAAATCCTTTCCTGGTCCTATGGCGAGATCAAGAAGCCTGAGACCATCAACTACCGCACGTTCAAGCCCGAGCGTGACGGCCTGTTCTGCGCGCGCATCTTTGGCCCCGTGAAGGACTATGAGTGCCTGTGCGGCAAGTACAAGCGCATGAAGTTCAAGGGCGTCATCTGCGAGAAGTGCGGTGTCGAAGTCACCCTGAGCCGCGTCCGTCGCGAGCGCATGGGCCATATCGAGCTCGCCGCTCCCGTCGCCCACATCTGGTTCCTGAAGTCGCTGCCGAGCCGCATCGCCCTGCTGCTCGACATGACGCTCAAGGATATCGAGCGCATCCTGTACTTCGAGAACTACGTCATCCTGGATCCGGGTCTGACCCCGTTCACCCAGCACGAACTGCTGACCGAAGAGCAGTATCTCGACGCACAGGACGAATATGGTGCCGATAGCTTCACCGCCAAGATTGGCGCCGAAGCGATCCGGGACATCCTGCTCGCCCTCGATCTCGAAACGATCGCCGCCGATCTGCGCGTCGAAATCGCCGAGTCGACCACCGAGCTGAAGCCCAAGAAGCTGGCCAAGCGTCTCAAGATCGTCGAGCAGTTCATCGTTTCGGGCAACAAGCCCGAATGGATGATCATGACCATTATTCCGGTCATCCCGCCCGAGCTGCGTCCGCTGGTTCCGCTGGATGGCGGCCGCTTTGCGACCTCCGATCTGAACGACCTCTACCGTCGTGTGATCAACCGCAACAACCGCCTGAAGCGCCTCATCGAGCTGCGTGCGCCCGATATCATCATCCGCAACGAAAAGCGCATGCTGCAGGAAGCTGTGGACGCGCTGTTCGACAACGGCCGCCGTGGCCGCACCATCACCGGTGCCAACAAGCGTCCGCTGAAGTCGCTGTCCGACATGCTCAAGGGCAAGCAGGGCCGCTTCCGTCAGAACCTGCTCGGCAAGCGCGTCGACTATTCGGGTCGTTCGGTCATCACCGTGGGCCCGTACCTCAAGCTGCACCAGTGCGGCCTGCCCAAGAAGATGGCGCTTGAGCTCTTCAAGCCCTTCATCTACTCGCGCCTCGAAGCCAAGGGTCTGTCCTCGACCGTCAAGCAGGCCAAGAAGCTTGTGGAGAAGGAAAAGCCAGAGGTCTGGGATATCCTTGACGAAGTCATCCGCGAGCACCCGGTTCTGCTGAACCGCGCGCCCACGCTGCACCGTCTTGGCATCCAGGCGTTCGAACCGATCCTCATCGAAGGCAAGGCTATCCGTCTGCACCCGCTCGTCTGCTCGGCCTTCAACGCCGACTTCGACGGTGACCAGATGGCCGTGCACGTTCCGCTGTCGCTCGAAGCACAGCTGGAAGCGCGCGTGCTGATGATGTCGACCAACAACATCCTGCACCCTGCCAATGGTCAGCCGATCATCGTGCCGTCGCAGGACATCGTGCTTGGCCTCTACTATCTCTCGCTGATGAATGAGCGCGAGCCGGGCGAAGGCATGGCGTTCGCGTCCTATGCAGAGCTCGAGCATGCGCTCGACAACAAGGTCGTGACCCTGCACACCAAGATCAAGGCACGCGTGCCTGCCTGGGATGCAGAGGGCAAGCAGATCACCGAGATCGTGGAAACGACCCCGGGCCGCATGTTGATTGGCCAGATCCTGCCCATCAGCCCGGCGGTGCCGTTCGCAACTGCGAACCAGCTGATGACCAAGAAGATGATCTCCAAGATGATCGACACCGTCTATCGCGGTTGCGGTCAGAAGGAGACGGTCATTTTCTGTGACCGCGTCATGCAGCTCGGCTTCAAGAACGCTTGTGACGCCGGCATCTCGTTCGGCAAGGACGACATGGTTATCCCTGCGTCCAAGTACACGATCGTGGACGAGACCCGTAAGCTGGTCGAGGAATTCGAGCAGCAGTACAATGACGGCCTGATCACCCAGGGCGAAAAGTACAACAAGGTCGTGGACGCCTGGGCCAAGTGCGGTGACAAGATCGCCGAAGAGATGATGAAGGGCATTGCTGCCGTTCAGATCGACGAGGTAACGGGTCGCCAGAAGCCGATCAACTCGGTTTACATGATGAGCCACTCCGGTGCTCGTGGTTCACCGGCACAGATGAAGCAGCTCGCCGGCATGCGCGGCCTTATGGCCAAGCCGGACGGCTCGATCATCGAGACACCGATCACCGCGAACTTCAAGGAAGGCCTGAACGTTCTCGAGTACTTCAACTCGACCCACGGTGCCCGTAAGGGTCTGGCCGATACCGCCCTGAAGACCGCTAACTCCGGTTACCTGACGCGTCGTCTCGTCGACGTCGCCCAGGACGCAATCATCGTCACCGAGGATTGCGGCACCGAGCGCGGCCTCACCATGGAGCCGATCGTCGATGCGGGCCAGATCGTGGCTTCGCTGGGCCAGCGTGTCCTGGGCCGCACCACTGCGGATGATGTCTTCCACCCGATCACGGGTGATCTCATCGCTCCCAAGGGCATCCTGCTCGAGGAAAAGCATGTCGACGTGATCGAAGAGGCGCGTATCCAGTCGATCCGCATCCGTTCGCCGCTGACCTGCGATCTTCGCCAGGGTTGCTGCGCCGCCTGCTATGGTCGTGACCTTGCACGCGGTACGCCGGTCAATATCGGTGAAGCTGTCGGCGTTATCGCCGCTCAGTCCATCGGTGAACCCGGCACCCAGCTCACCATGCGCACGTTCCACATCGGTGGCACGGCACAGGTGGTCGACAGCTCGTTCCTCGAGTCCGGTGCTGAAGGCAAGATCACCATCCGCAACCCCAACCTCGCCAATGTCGAGGGTGGGCGCCAGGTGGTCATGGCCCGTAACGTCGCTCTCGTCATTCTCGATGACGAAGGCAAGGAACGCGCCACCCACAAGGTGACCTACGGCTCCAAGCTGCTCGTCAAGGAAGGCGACAGCGTTCGTCGTGGCCAGCGTCTGGCTGAATGGGACCCCTACACCCGTCCCGTTCTGGCCGAAGTCGAGGGCGAGGTCCTGTTCGAGGATCTGGTCGACGGTGCTTCCGTTGCGGAAAACACCGACGAGGCCACCGGCTTCACCAAGCGCGTTGTCATCGACTGGCGCGGCAATCAGCGTGGTGAGGGTCTCAAGCCCGCACTGGCCATTGCCCGTGGCGGTACGGTGGCCAAGGTCGACCGTGGTGGCGAAGCCCGCTACCTGCTCTCCGTGGACGCGGTTATTGCCGTCGAGCCGGGTGAAAAGGTCATCCCAGGTGACGTTCTCGCGCGTATCCCGCTCGAAAGCGCCAAGACCAAGGACATCACCGGCGGTCTGCCGCGTGTGGCCGAGCTGTTCGAAGCCCGTCGTCCGAAGGATCACGCCATCATCGCCGAGATCGATGGTACCATCCGCTTCGGCCGCGACTACAAGAACAAGCGTCGCGTCATCATCGAGCCGACCGAGGACGGTGCAGATCCGGTCGAGTACCTGATCCCGAAGGGCAAGCCTTTCCACCTCCAGGAAGGCGACACCATCGAGAAGGGCGAATACATCCTGGACGGCAATCCCGCTCCGCACGACATCCTTGCCATCAAGGGCGTCGAGGAACTGGCACGCTACCTCGTCAACGAGATCCAGGAAGTGTACCGCCTGCAGGGCGTGTTGATTAACGACAAGCACATCGAAGTGATCGTTCGCCAGATGCTGCAGAAGGTCGAGATCGTGGATCCAGGTGAGTCTGGCCTGCTCAAGGACGAGCAGCTCGACAAGCTGGACTTCGACGAACTCAACGACCAGCTGGTCAGCGAGGGCAAGAAGCCTGCTACGGCCAACCCGGTGCTGCTCGGCATCACCAAGGCGTCGCTGCAGACCCGTTCGTTCATCTCGGCTGCATCGTTCCAGGAAACCACCCGCGTCCTCACCGAGGCGGCGGTTTCCGGCAAGGCCGACCTGCTCGAAGGCCTCAAGGAGAACGTCATCGTTGGCCGCCTGATCCCGGCGGGTACCGGTGCCGGCACTTCGTCTGCACGCCTCATCGCTGCCAAGCGCGACGAACTCATCCTCGAGGAACGTCGTCGTCAGGCAGAGACGGTGCAGATCGCCGCTCCTGCCGCCGAGTAA